One part of the Salmo salar chromosome ssa10, Ssal_v3.1, whole genome shotgun sequence genome encodes these proteins:
- the vtg3 gene encoding vitellogenin 3, phosvitinless isoform X1 → MWGFLLCHLVALAACDNISYEPGLNPKKTYEYKYEGMVNIGRGMPNLAESGVRLMCKVKIIGVSAQTFLLRVSNLNFEEFNGIPGKNAFDASPKLTKRIAAGLRKPFMFEYAKGRVGDIRTSAEISDTIVNIVRGILGFFQVTVKTTQRVYELEEVGIHGLCQSTYANVEDANSQELSVTQIVDINNCKKKAAIYRGMALAVDNKLSKERGDSVISTVRYVYTVKPTVDGGLIKKAHALERQHFSPFNVKGGNSKLQAMKELVLLSVTNTVVTPAVGPMISRGNLVYKFVKVLAQIPILMKKLDDPVPKIADMIKRLAQANIYQTDSATSEDVVVLFQLLRVTSLENHEVLWKQLSGNDEHRRWLLDTIVEVADARVLKFLKNRFKAGDVSANEAGQTLLIAFNHLAAETDLMEMAKEFLSMPFSKSHPMLWNTVVLSYGSLVYRYCTYEYGTSCPVAVVQPLLDLVIDGLKRNSELDMVLALKAIGNAGHPSSIKTIRRFLPGVSAAPVTLPPRVLSAAVQSLRHLAVRDPHSVQDITVSLFVQRHLPTEIRMLACMILFETKPPLALVSTVTAFLLEEADMHVASFSYSLIGSIAKSSTPDNHFLSTACNVAVKILAPKFGRVSYHYSKAMHLDWFNDDFLIGTATEIFMLKNAASYIPTEIVTKGKFHFIGKILQLVELGFRADGIKELFRQNIQVFNGHLSYSDFKAIFKVLQDWQTLPEDKPLLSAYTQIFGQEFFFADLNKDLIRSVIKTVSPSAGKESPVWKMIENLQKGMSWHWTKPFLMFETRYIQATSLGLPLEISKYYNTVTTITVNAKAAISPPLTDRLGQLLTSDVSLVTDGFAGFSKDQFVFHGINTDIFQCGAELKSKTVVSMPWEFSMKMNVKENTFEIDLPPCKKETKLFSVKFDVYAVSRNIEEPSLAKMTPMMPDSIEANEDIEPPKQRYLTSGQKIVKFDIYHPQVKVCAEANIYGAAFCIESEATRSHYIDEYPLYYFLGYTNFAYTIKPVQSNKPVDKIHIEMNASPTKYPVSVHHLLDTLRRLSKDATKSFHLSSGSSSSETSHQASFKAKEASASEAWNANPEPLFTIKALAMSGNTKPEGYEAAAYYTPAAQTDNAQLIVSQVGEEANWKLCTDANVDKVRQEQLKMHLRWGAECQSYEMSMKTATTHLPGSKPTLKAKIHWKTVSGYMTEVGKSIEKYIPGMAFLLGFYQKHDTNAKHEVSASVVAATAGSIAMKIKLPDLTVYHQEIAIPIQVTDFEDGQQSMGNSTLEMHREL, encoded by the exons ATGTGGGGGTTCCTTCTTTGTCACCTTGTGGCCTTGGCCG CATGTGACAATATCAGTTATG AGCCTGGCTTGAACCCTAAGAAAACCTATGAGTACAAATATGAGGGAATGGTGAATATTGGGCGTGGCATGCCAAACCTTGCAGAGTCTGGTGTGAGACTCATGTGCAAAGTCAAGATCATTGGTGTGTCTGCACAAACATTCCTTCTCCGG GTTTCAAACTTGAACTTCGAGGAGTTCAATGGCATCCCAGGGAAGAATGCATTTGATGCCTCACCAAAGCTTACCAAACGGATTGCTGCCGGGCTCAGAAAACCCTTCATGTTTGAGTACGCCAAGGGACGGGTTGGTGACATTCGCACCTCTGCTGAAATATCTGACACCATCGTCAATATTGTGAGAGGCATACTTGGGTTCTTCCAAGTCACAGTCAAGACCACCCAAAGAGTGTATGAGCTTGAGGAG GTCGGGATCCATGGATTGTGCCAGAGTACCTATGCCAATGTGGAGGACGCCAACTCCCAAGAATTGTCAGTCACCCAAATTGTTGACATTAATAACTGCAAAAAAAAGGCAGCCATTTACAGAGGAATGGCACTTGCTGTCGACAACAAACTTTCCAAAGAG AGAGGTGACTCCGTCATTTCAACAGTGAGATATGTCTACACAGTGAAACCAACAGTTGACGGAGGCCTGATCAAGAAGGCTCATGCCTTGGAGCGCCAGCATTTCTCCCCATTCAACGTGAAAGGGGGGAACTCCAAACTGCAAGCCAT GAAAGAGCTTGTGCTGCTTAGTGTAACTAACACAGTGGTGACCCCTGCTGTTGGTCCCATGATTAGCCGAGGGAATCTGGTTTACAAGTTTGTGAAAGTGTTGGCCCAAATCCCCATTTTGATGAAGAAGTTGGATGATCCAGTGCCCAAG ATTGCAGACATGATCAAACGTTTGGCCCAAGCGAACATCTACCAGACAGACAGTGCAACAAGTGAGGATGTTGTTGTTCTTTTCCAACTCCTGCGTGTGACATCACTAGAAAACCACGAGGTTCTGTGGAAACAGCTCTCAGGGAATGATGAACACAG ACGGTGGCTTTTGGACACAATTGTTGAAGTTGCAGACGCAAGAGTCCTCAAATTCCTGAAGAACAGATTCAAAGCCGGTGATGTATCAGCCAATGAGGCTGGACAAACACTTCTGATCGCATTTAATCATTTAGCAGCAGAGACTGACTTGATGGAGATGGCCAAG GAGTTTCTGTCCATGCCCTTCAGTAAGTCCCACCCAATGCTGTGGAACACTGTGGTGCTGTCCTATGGATCACTGGTCTACAGGTACTGTACCTATGAATATGGTACATCTTGCCCGGTGGCAGTTGTTCAG CCCCTGTTGGACCTGGTGATCGATGGCCTGAAGAGAAACAGTGAATTGGACATGGTGCTAGCCCTGAAGGCCATTGGGAATGCAGGCCACCCCTCCAGCATTAAGACCATCAGGCGCTTCCTCCCCGGAGTGTCTGCCGCTCCTGTGACCCTCCCACCCCGTGTGCTAAGTGCAGCCGTGCAGTCTCTGAGACACCTGGCCGTCAGAGACCCCCACAgc GTCCAGGACATCACAGTGAGCCTGTTTGTGCAGAGGCACCTTCCCACTGAGATCCGTATGCTGGCGTGTATGATCCTGTTTGAAACTAAGCCACCTTTGGCTTTGGTGTCTACAGTGACTGCATTCCTATTGGAGGAGGCTGACATGCATGTGGCTAGCTTTTCTTACTCTCTTATTGGGAGCATTGCCAAATCAAGCACTCCGGACAACCACTTCCT CTCAACAGCCTGCAATGTTGCTGTGAAAATCCTGGCCCCTAAATTTGGTCGTGTCAGTTACCACTACAGCAAAGCTATGCACCTAGATTGGTTTAATG ACGACTTTTTGATTGGTACAGCCACTGAGATCTTCATGCTGAAAAATGCTGCAAGCTACATCCCAACAGAAATAGTGACTAAAGGGAAATTCCATTTCATTGGCAAAATATTACAACTTGTGGAG CTTGGTTTCCGTGCTGACGGAATTAAGGAACTGTTTAGACAGAACATTCAAGTTTTTAACGGCCATCTCAGCTACAGCGACTTCAAGGCCATATTCAAAGTG CTGCAAGATTGGCAGACATTGCCCGAGGATAAGCCTCTTTTGTCTGCCTATACACAAATCTTTGGTCAAGAGTTCTTCTTCGCGGATTTGAACAAGGACTTAATTCGGAGTGTTATCAAG ACTGTCAGTCCATCTGCAGGCAAAGAGAGCCCAGTCTGGAAAATGATTGAAAATCTTCAGAAGGGGATGTCATGGCACTGGACAAAGCCCTTCCTTATGTTTGAGACCCGTTACATCCAAGCCACCTCCCTCGGTCTCCCACTGGAAATCAGCAAATAttataacacagtaacaaccattACCGTCAATG CTAAGGCTGCAATCAGCCCACCACTGACTGATCGCCTGGGACAACTGTTGACCTCAGATGTTTCACTAGTGACTGATGGATTTGCTGG TTTCTCCAAGGATCAATTTGTCTTCCATGGGATAAACACTGACATTTTCCAGTGTGGTGCGGAACTGAAGAGTAAAACAGTAGTTTCCATGCCATGGGAATTCAGCATGAAAATGAACGTTaaagaaaatacatttgaaattgACCTTCCTCCTTGCAAAAAGGAGACTAAGCTTTTCTCAGTCAA GTTTGATGTATATGCGGTCTCAAGGAATATTGAGGAGCCATCACTTGCTAAAATGACCCCAATGATGCCTGACTCTATTGAGGCTAATGAGGATATAGAGCCACCAAAGCAAAGATATTTAACCTCTGGACAAAAG ATTGTAAAATTTGACATTTACCATCCACAAGTAAAGGTGTGTGCAGAGGCTAACATCTATGGGGCAGCTTTCTGTATTGAGTCGGAGGCAACGAGATCACACTACATTGATGAATACCCCCTTTACTACTTCTTGGGATACACCAACTTTGCATATACAATTAAACCAG TCCAGTCCAACAAACCTGTTGACAAGATTCACATTGAGATGAACGCCAGCCCAACCAAGTACCCAGTTAGTGTCCACCACCTGCTTGACACCCTGCGGAGGCTTTCCAAG GATGCAACCAAGAGTTTCCATCTCTCCTCTGGTTCCTCAAGCAGCGAAACGTCTCATCAAGCAAGCTTCAAAGCCAAAGAAGCTTCTGCTTCTGAG GCTTGGAATGCCAATCCTGAACCATTGTTCACCATCAAGGCTCTGGCCATGAGTGGCAACACAAAGCCAGAGGGTTACGAAGCAGCTGCTTACTACACCCCTGCTGCCCAGACGGACAACGCCCAGCTGATCGTGTCTCAGGTTGGGGAGGAGGCCAACTGGAAGTTGTGCACAGATGCTAATGTGGATAAGGTCCGGCAGGAGCAGCTAAAG ATGCACCTAAGATGGGGAGCTGAGTGTCAGTCATATGAGATGTCTATGAAAACTGCCACTACACATCTGCCTGGGTCCAAACCCACTCTGAAGGCCAAGATTCACTGGAAGACTGTTTCAGGGTACATGACAGAGGTTGGAAAAAG
- the vtg3 gene encoding vitellogenin 3, phosvitinless isoform X2 yields MWGFLLCHLVALAACDNISYEPGLNPKKTYEYKYEGMVNIGRGMPNLAESGVRLMCKVKIIGVSAQTFLLRVSNLNFEEFNGIPGKNAFDASPKLTKRIAAGLRKPFMFEYAKGRVGDIRTSAEISDTIVNIVRGILGFFQVTVKTTQRVYELEEVGIHGLCQSTYANVEDANSQELSVTQIVDINNCKKKAAIYRGMALAVDNKLSKERGDSVISTVRYVYTVKPTVDGGLIKKAHALERQHFSPFNVKGGNSKLQAMKELVLLSVTNTVVTPAVGPMISRGNLVYKFVKVLAQIPILMKKLDDPVPKIADMIKRLAQANIYQTDSATSEDVVVLFQLLRVTSLENHEVLWKQLSGNDEHRRWLLDTIVEVADARVLKFLKNRFKAGDVSANEAGQTLLIAFNHLAAETDLMEMAKEFLSMPFSKSHPMLWNTVVLSYGSLVYRYCTYEYGTSCPVAVVQPLLDLVIDGLKRNSELDMVLALKAIGNAGHPSSIKTIRRFLPGVSAAPVTLPPRVLSAAVQSLRHLAVRDPHSVQDITVSLFVQRHLPTEIRMLACMILFETKPPLALVSTVTAFLLEEADMHVASFSYSLIGSIAKSSTPDNHFLSTACNVAVKILAPKFGRVSYHYSKAMHLDWFNDDFLIGTATEIFMLKNAASYIPTEIVTKGKFHFIGKILQLVELGFRADGIKELFRQNIQVFNGHLSYSDFKAIFKVLQDWQTLPEDKPLLSAYTQIFGQEFFFADLNKDLIRSVIKTVSPSAGKESPVWKMIENLQKGMSWHWTKPFLMFETRYIQATSLGLPLEISKYYNTVTTITVNAKAAISPPLTDRLGQLLTSDVSLVTDGFAGFSKDQFVFHGINTDIFQCGAELKSKTVVSMPWEFSMKMNVKENTFEIDLPPCKKETKLFSVKFDVYAVSRNIEEPSLAKMTPMMPDSIEANEDIEPPKQRYLTSGQKVCAEANIYGAAFCIESEATRSHYIDEYPLYYFLGYTNFAYTIKPVQSNKPVDKIHIEMNASPTKYPVSVHHLLDTLRRLSKDATKSFHLSSGSSSSETSHQASFKAKEASASEAWNANPEPLFTIKALAMSGNTKPEGYEAAAYYTPAAQTDNAQLIVSQVGEEANWKLCTDANVDKVRQEQLKMHLRWGAECQSYEMSMKTATTHLPGSKPTLKAKIHWKTVSGYMTEVGKSIEKYIPGMAFLLGFYQKHDTNAKHEVSASVVAATAGSIAMKIKLPDLTVYHQEIAIPIQVTDFEDGQQSMGNSTLEMHREL; encoded by the exons ATGTGGGGGTTCCTTCTTTGTCACCTTGTGGCCTTGGCCG CATGTGACAATATCAGTTATG AGCCTGGCTTGAACCCTAAGAAAACCTATGAGTACAAATATGAGGGAATGGTGAATATTGGGCGTGGCATGCCAAACCTTGCAGAGTCTGGTGTGAGACTCATGTGCAAAGTCAAGATCATTGGTGTGTCTGCACAAACATTCCTTCTCCGG GTTTCAAACTTGAACTTCGAGGAGTTCAATGGCATCCCAGGGAAGAATGCATTTGATGCCTCACCAAAGCTTACCAAACGGATTGCTGCCGGGCTCAGAAAACCCTTCATGTTTGAGTACGCCAAGGGACGGGTTGGTGACATTCGCACCTCTGCTGAAATATCTGACACCATCGTCAATATTGTGAGAGGCATACTTGGGTTCTTCCAAGTCACAGTCAAGACCACCCAAAGAGTGTATGAGCTTGAGGAG GTCGGGATCCATGGATTGTGCCAGAGTACCTATGCCAATGTGGAGGACGCCAACTCCCAAGAATTGTCAGTCACCCAAATTGTTGACATTAATAACTGCAAAAAAAAGGCAGCCATTTACAGAGGAATGGCACTTGCTGTCGACAACAAACTTTCCAAAGAG AGAGGTGACTCCGTCATTTCAACAGTGAGATATGTCTACACAGTGAAACCAACAGTTGACGGAGGCCTGATCAAGAAGGCTCATGCCTTGGAGCGCCAGCATTTCTCCCCATTCAACGTGAAAGGGGGGAACTCCAAACTGCAAGCCAT GAAAGAGCTTGTGCTGCTTAGTGTAACTAACACAGTGGTGACCCCTGCTGTTGGTCCCATGATTAGCCGAGGGAATCTGGTTTACAAGTTTGTGAAAGTGTTGGCCCAAATCCCCATTTTGATGAAGAAGTTGGATGATCCAGTGCCCAAG ATTGCAGACATGATCAAACGTTTGGCCCAAGCGAACATCTACCAGACAGACAGTGCAACAAGTGAGGATGTTGTTGTTCTTTTCCAACTCCTGCGTGTGACATCACTAGAAAACCACGAGGTTCTGTGGAAACAGCTCTCAGGGAATGATGAACACAG ACGGTGGCTTTTGGACACAATTGTTGAAGTTGCAGACGCAAGAGTCCTCAAATTCCTGAAGAACAGATTCAAAGCCGGTGATGTATCAGCCAATGAGGCTGGACAAACACTTCTGATCGCATTTAATCATTTAGCAGCAGAGACTGACTTGATGGAGATGGCCAAG GAGTTTCTGTCCATGCCCTTCAGTAAGTCCCACCCAATGCTGTGGAACACTGTGGTGCTGTCCTATGGATCACTGGTCTACAGGTACTGTACCTATGAATATGGTACATCTTGCCCGGTGGCAGTTGTTCAG CCCCTGTTGGACCTGGTGATCGATGGCCTGAAGAGAAACAGTGAATTGGACATGGTGCTAGCCCTGAAGGCCATTGGGAATGCAGGCCACCCCTCCAGCATTAAGACCATCAGGCGCTTCCTCCCCGGAGTGTCTGCCGCTCCTGTGACCCTCCCACCCCGTGTGCTAAGTGCAGCCGTGCAGTCTCTGAGACACCTGGCCGTCAGAGACCCCCACAgc GTCCAGGACATCACAGTGAGCCTGTTTGTGCAGAGGCACCTTCCCACTGAGATCCGTATGCTGGCGTGTATGATCCTGTTTGAAACTAAGCCACCTTTGGCTTTGGTGTCTACAGTGACTGCATTCCTATTGGAGGAGGCTGACATGCATGTGGCTAGCTTTTCTTACTCTCTTATTGGGAGCATTGCCAAATCAAGCACTCCGGACAACCACTTCCT CTCAACAGCCTGCAATGTTGCTGTGAAAATCCTGGCCCCTAAATTTGGTCGTGTCAGTTACCACTACAGCAAAGCTATGCACCTAGATTGGTTTAATG ACGACTTTTTGATTGGTACAGCCACTGAGATCTTCATGCTGAAAAATGCTGCAAGCTACATCCCAACAGAAATAGTGACTAAAGGGAAATTCCATTTCATTGGCAAAATATTACAACTTGTGGAG CTTGGTTTCCGTGCTGACGGAATTAAGGAACTGTTTAGACAGAACATTCAAGTTTTTAACGGCCATCTCAGCTACAGCGACTTCAAGGCCATATTCAAAGTG CTGCAAGATTGGCAGACATTGCCCGAGGATAAGCCTCTTTTGTCTGCCTATACACAAATCTTTGGTCAAGAGTTCTTCTTCGCGGATTTGAACAAGGACTTAATTCGGAGTGTTATCAAG ACTGTCAGTCCATCTGCAGGCAAAGAGAGCCCAGTCTGGAAAATGATTGAAAATCTTCAGAAGGGGATGTCATGGCACTGGACAAAGCCCTTCCTTATGTTTGAGACCCGTTACATCCAAGCCACCTCCCTCGGTCTCCCACTGGAAATCAGCAAATAttataacacagtaacaaccattACCGTCAATG CTAAGGCTGCAATCAGCCCACCACTGACTGATCGCCTGGGACAACTGTTGACCTCAGATGTTTCACTAGTGACTGATGGATTTGCTGG TTTCTCCAAGGATCAATTTGTCTTCCATGGGATAAACACTGACATTTTCCAGTGTGGTGCGGAACTGAAGAGTAAAACAGTAGTTTCCATGCCATGGGAATTCAGCATGAAAATGAACGTTaaagaaaatacatttgaaattgACCTTCCTCCTTGCAAAAAGGAGACTAAGCTTTTCTCAGTCAA GTTTGATGTATATGCGGTCTCAAGGAATATTGAGGAGCCATCACTTGCTAAAATGACCCCAATGATGCCTGACTCTATTGAGGCTAATGAGGATATAGAGCCACCAAAGCAAAGATATTTAACCTCTGGACAAAAG GTGTGTGCAGAGGCTAACATCTATGGGGCAGCTTTCTGTATTGAGTCGGAGGCAACGAGATCACACTACATTGATGAATACCCCCTTTACTACTTCTTGGGATACACCAACTTTGCATATACAATTAAACCAG TCCAGTCCAACAAACCTGTTGACAAGATTCACATTGAGATGAACGCCAGCCCAACCAAGTACCCAGTTAGTGTCCACCACCTGCTTGACACCCTGCGGAGGCTTTCCAAG GATGCAACCAAGAGTTTCCATCTCTCCTCTGGTTCCTCAAGCAGCGAAACGTCTCATCAAGCAAGCTTCAAAGCCAAAGAAGCTTCTGCTTCTGAG GCTTGGAATGCCAATCCTGAACCATTGTTCACCATCAAGGCTCTGGCCATGAGTGGCAACACAAAGCCAGAGGGTTACGAAGCAGCTGCTTACTACACCCCTGCTGCCCAGACGGACAACGCCCAGCTGATCGTGTCTCAGGTTGGGGAGGAGGCCAACTGGAAGTTGTGCACAGATGCTAATGTGGATAAGGTCCGGCAGGAGCAGCTAAAG ATGCACCTAAGATGGGGAGCTGAGTGTCAGTCATATGAGATGTCTATGAAAACTGCCACTACACATCTGCCTGGGTCCAAACCCACTCTGAAGGCCAAGATTCACTGGAAGACTGTTTCAGGGTACATGACAGAGGTTGGAAAAAG